Proteins encoded in a region of the Penaeus vannamei isolate JL-2024 chromosome 30, ASM4276789v1, whole genome shotgun sequence genome:
- the Pi4KIIIalpha gene encoding phosphatidylinositol 4-kinase alpha isoform X3 translates to MTVDDRSFFSKCVVQLARTLAKIKPTPQDKVEKLLSLCPGESHGGVYRVDQRGQDAVVALGVYFLESGLQHEALILQYLLRLLRALPKAVWLDEKKINLTDRIPVAERFSFLLTTLLSDVAAQSETVRDEIINTQIEVLSTLTNGIIRNVRDDQLRSSNAKISLCRGTIPVLLGLARALGRSTSGNPLFLRIFPAPTIPTPVPAETTQMAKKKSFSNFRPIIPSLRVPGGAPNKRPSLQSQQSVPYDPKVYFFQKYGSSFGASLPQVAQYDHTLIFPVQHLQTVLANAKKLLAKEVLAVLDEVSREVFSSGQIKMFPYRTLRETINLVMVTLLRELLAYQKDLPVPFTRDVQDFVKSLYLSGQTELAGQQQESGEKDDPAVKTQAVNTFRINVQANAACVDLLVWAIADESESDQGSELSFLLSVFTNHLQMQDVDGNTDAESLCNRLTEKLNLPHGHRLVLAHMPLLLVCLEGLGKLANKFPNIAGTSINYLQDFLVSPSPILLKLHRQQSDFLTPQQGNLTVKVTGDGANRPVSATATAFEKLRDAAIENLCVALKAGLTVDPSTVLAFISSISGREKAGHDRLPESDNIVISHTVVVALGHVAVALKDSPRTTETILHQCLLQRFCRPPSILDTLIVDQLGCMLLAKNDPKVCDEIMEQFSKIILEASSGTYGVGAGQDQRMKQYRHVATAVHNALANIAANIQGEAEMDKLVMRLLELFVKLGLAAKQNSEKHPAVLKASSSAGNLGVLIPVIAVLVRRLPPIKEPKPRLLKLFRDFWLFCIVMGFTQQESGLWPAEWYMAVCDIAVTSPQLLSRTQHRSEMKELYYTYAVRDESVSVGELGELRQQILSLLEHPTDVTPVVNKLSFAQCIYVLSVYRVEALRVRSSTETSFMPMFEYLLDPAIQNDKCDMWTCINRVSEKVFNIFLEQVSHQPRDERQEKLLVLHAQFLLTHFNHTQAQIRRVADKLLSKLVDRFPQLLWNGNVLRTLLDILQVLGYSLQLDPNDANPTIPIPDTPFSITLMDTLEYRERTVSDFAARCQGILQEAMKWAPEATRSHLQNYQTHIDQSNLTSHSGLALATQSVMQYAGLGTPTHMSHTATMDKRNKGVTDLTSSFMKSLSLRTHYQGEISGLLLMVRDEIQREQLIAKLLGDIKVACEKKKEVDFRQGLWRATGLMIFSEGINRRLLRHICSACLDMFTEDAMENSVACWQWILSARHDMTLPFMQEMITAWQESVARRLGLFSRQIDEVNPLAAYEGCNLEPRVPQVGPHDIWIKFISERIEIAKYDSDAQVAMFACMFHRTLHMTVGNPDSKINRHIGAIGTRFRLLSCALALIQGDTIPKSLSKNVLRERIYCACLDYFCAARGCPTQRPACLQEDINALLNFWNALHADKKYLKTSVIGDFTSYQYGGGASLSPSMASDLRSTSGEFVVNNAGWINTVPLSSNTSTLSKRSNRSKRMVNPDVYVKDYLKKRALILSLLAVEIQALKVWLQPPQPTGQGGEVTTPQEEALVKWLSGGFNSQKAWSGNTNLAWSISPALAVYLSTRIHNVQGLDTEISNLVRENPIAVSHLGEALQYLATSENILSDIPELNYMLTWAPVPPVKALAYFSRQYPPHPLTAQYAVRVLSNYPADTILFYIPQLTQSLRYDTMGYVGEFIKYAGKKSQLLCHQLIWNMQTNKFRDEEGHEKDVDLFEVFENLEKSLISQFAGTAKQFYEREFDFFGKVTNISAIIKPYPKGIERKKACLEALKAIKVEPGCYLPSNPESVILDIDRNSGTPMQSAAKAPYLARFKVRRCGIKELEKQGMAVSSGQEVDVNIGPEVWQAAIFKVGDDVRQDMLALQVISIFKNIFQTVGLDLFLFPYRVVATSPGCGVIECVPNAKSRDQLGRSTDTGMYEYFISVYGDENSHAFQQARSNFVKSMAAYSLVGFLLQIKDRHNGNIMLDTAGHIIHIDFGFMFESSPGGNLGFEPDIKLTQEMVMIMGGKVEAAPFRWFVELCIKGYLAVRPYREAIVSLVSLMLDTGLPCFRGQTIRQLRTRFTPLATEKEAAEYMLSIIQHSCLNWRTRAYDRLQYHQNQIPY, encoded by the exons atgaCTGTGGACGACCGGTCTTTCTTCAGCAAGTGTGTGGTCCAGCTGGCTCGCACTCTGGCCAAAATAAAGCCAACGCCACAAGATAAG GTTGAGAAGCTCTTATCCCTCTGTCCGGGGGAGAGCCATGGAGGAGTTTACCGTGTGGACCAACGAGGACAAGATGCTGTGGTTGCACTAGGAGTGTATTTTCTTGAGTCTGGCCTGCAGCATGAGGCCTTAATCCTTCAGTACCTTCTCCGACTGCTTCGAGCTCTCCCGAAGGCTGTATGGCTGGATGAAAAGAAAATCAACTTGACAGATC GCATACCAGTTGCTGAGCGTTTCAGCTTCTTGCTCACAACGCTTCTGAGTGATGTTGCAGCACAAAGTGAGACTGTGCGCGACGAGATTATCAATACACAAATCGAGGTTTTGTCAACCCTGACAAATGGAATCATTAGGAATGTGCGAGATGACCAACTACGGTCAAGTAATGCCAAGA TATCCCTGTGCCGTGGGACAATACCAGTTTTATTGGGCCTGGCCCGTGCCCTAGGCAGATCTACATCGGGAAACCCTCTGTTTCTGCGCATCTTCCCAGCTCCAACCATCCCAACACCTGTGCCTGCGGAGACAACACAGATGGCGAAGAAGAAAAGCTTCAGTAACTTTCGTCCCATCATTCCAAG TTTACGAGTCCCTGGAGGAGCCCCAAACAAACGACCCTCACTGCAGTCTCAACAGTCTGTTCCCTACGATCCGAAGGTGTACTTCTTTCAGAAATATGGATCCAGCTTTGGGGCAAGCTTGCCTCAGGTTGCCCAGTATGATCACACATTAATTTTCCCAGTGCAGCATCTACAA ACTGTTCTAGCCAATGCAAAGAAGCTCTTGGCAAAAGAAGTACTGGCAGTACTTGATGAGGTATCACGTGAAGTTTTCAGCTCTGGGCAGATCAAGATGTTCCCATACAGGACTCTGCGAGAGACCATTAACTTGGTCATGGTAACACTCTTAAGGGAACTTCTGGCTTATCAGAAAG ACTTGCCGGTGCCATTTACAAGAGATGTCCAAGACTTTGTGAAGAGCCTCTACCTGTCTGGGCAGACTGAACTTGCAGGACAGCAACAGGAATCAGGGGAGAAGGATGACCCTGCTGTGAAGACTCAAGCTGTTAACACATTTAGGATCAACGTTCAGGCGAATGCTGCTTGTGTTGATCTGTTGGTATGGGCTATTGCTGATGAGTCTG AGTCAGACCAGGGCTCAGAGCTCTCATTCCTTCTGTCAGTTTTCACAAATCATCTCCAGATGCAAGATGTTGATGGTAACACAG ATGCCGAGAGCCTCTGTAATCGACTGACAGAAAAGCTCAACCTTCCTCATGGCCATCGACTGGTTTTAGCTCACATGCCACTCCTTCTGGTATGCTTAGAG GGTTTGGGAAAGCTAGCGAACAAGTTTCCAAATATTGCCGGGACCAGCATAAATTACCTGCAGGACTTCCTTGTCAGTCCATCGCCAATTCTTCTCAAACTGCACCGTCAGCAGTCCGATTTCTTAACTCCCCAGCAAGGCAATTTGACTGTCAAAG TAACTGGTGATGGGGCAAACAGACCAGtctcagccacagccacagccttTGAGAAGCTGAGAGATGCTGCTATTGAGAACCTGTGTGTGGCTCTGAAGGCAGGTTTAACAGTGGACCCTAGCACAGTATTAGCCTTCATATCCTCCATATCTGGAAGGGAAAAGGCTGGACATGATCGTCTTCCTGAAAG CGACAACATTGTGATCTCTCATACGGTGGTAGTAGCATTGGGCCATGTGGCAGTGGCACTGAAGGACTCACCCCGCACCACAGAAACCATCCTGCACCAATGTCTCCTCCAGCGCTTCTGTCGACCACCATCCATCCTCGATACCCTAATTGTTGATCAGCTAGGGTGCATGCTTCTGGCTAAGAATGAT CCTAAAGTGTGTGATGAGATCATGGAACAGTTTAGTAAGATCATCCTAGAGGCAAGCAGCGGGACATATGGTGTAGGTGCAGGCCAAGACCAGCGCATGAAACAATATAG GCATGTTGCTACTGCAGTCCACAATGCTCTAGCAAATATTGCAGCAAATATTCAAGGTGAAGCTGAAATGGACAAGCTAGTCATGCGACTTCTAGAACTATTTGTGAAGCTGGGTTTGGCAGCCAAACAAAATTCAGAAAAGCATCCTGCAGTCTTGAAG GCATCAAGTAGTGCAGGGAACCTTGGTGTGCTCATCCCCGTGATTGCCGTGTTGGTTCGCCGTCTTCCGCCAATCAAAGAGCCAAAACCTCGTTTGCTGAAGTTGTTCCGAGACTTCTGGCTTTTCTGCATTGTGATGGGCTTCACTCAGCAGGAATCAG GGTTATGGCCTGCTGAATGGTACATGGCTGTGTGTGATATTGCCGTCACATCTCCTCAGCTACTGTCTCGAACCCAGCATCGCTCAGAAATGAAAGAGCTCTATTATACTTATGCAGTTCGTGATGAGTCAGTGTCAGTG GGAGAATTAGGGGAACTACGACAACAAATCCTCAGTCTCCTCGAGCATCCTACAGATGTCACCCCAGTTGTCAACAAGTTATCTTTCGCCCAGTGCATTTATGTGCTGTCTGTATATCGAGTAGAAGCTCTCAG AGTAAGGAGCTCTACGGAGACAAGTTTTATGCCAATGTTTGAGTACCTGCTGGACCCAGCCATCCAGAACGACAAATGTGATATGTGGACTTGCATCAACAG agtgagtgagaaagtattCAACATATTCCTTGAGCAAGTGAGTCACCAGCCTCGAGATGAAAGGCAAGAAAAGCTCCTGGTGCTCCATGCGCAGTTTCTTCTGACACACTTCAACCATACCCAGGCACAAATCAGGCGTGTGGCTGACAAGCTGCTGTCAAAACTTGTTGACAG GTTCCCGCAGCTCCTGTGGAATGGCAATGTGTTGCGGACACTCCTAGACATTCTGCAGGTGCTGGGCTACTCTCTCCAGCTAGACCCTAATGATGCTAACCCAACTATTCCTATTCCTGATACACCTTTTAGCATCACGCTTATGGATACTCTTGAGTACAGGGAG AGAACTGTGAGCGACTTTGCAGCGCGTTGCCAAGGTATCCTTCAAGAGGCTATGAAATGGGCTCCAGAGGCAACACGCTCCCACCTGCAGAACTACCAGACACACATCGATCAGTCCAATTTAACATCGCACTCTGGCTTGGCCCTTGCTACTCAGTCAGTCATGCAATATGCGGGTCTTGGGACTCCTACACACATGAGCCAT ACTGCAACCATGGACAAGCGTAACAAAGGTGTGACagacctcacctcctccttcatgAAGTCGTTAAGCCTGAGAACACACTATCAGGGTGAGATATCAGGGTTGCTTCTCATGGTGAGAGACGAGATTCAACGAGAACAGCTGATCGCCAAGCTCCTAGGTGACATCAAGGTGGCttgtgagaagaagaaggaggtagactTCAGACAGGGACTCTGGAGGGCAACTGGGCTTATGATTTTCTCAGAAG gtATCAACCGCAGGCTTCTTCGTCACATTTGCTCTGCTTGCCTAGACATGTTCACAGAAGATGCCATGGAAAACAGCGTGGCTTGCTGGCAGTGGATACTCTCAGCTCGCCATGACATGACACTTCCCTTTATGCAGGAGATGATAACAGCTTGGCAG GAAAGTGTTGCTCGACGCTTGGGCCTGTTCTCACGTCAAATAGATGAAGTAAATCCACTTGCAGCTTACGAAGGCTGTAATCTTGAGCCTAGGGTGCCTCAGGTTGGCCCACATGACATATGGATAAAG TTCATCAGTGAGCGAATAGAAATTGCAAAATACGACAGTGATGCCCAGGTGGCCATGTTTGCATGCATGTTCCATAGGACACTGCACATGACTGTTGGAAATCCAGATTCCAAGATAAACCGCCACATTGGAGCCATTGGCACACGTTTTCGCCTGCTCTCATGTGCACTGGCCCTAATTCAAG gtgaTACTATTCCCAAGTCCCTTAGCAAGAATGTTCTTCGAGAGCGTATTTACTGTGCCTGCCTTGATTATTTCTGTGCTGCCCGAGGATGTCCCACACAACGACCAGCCTGCCTCCAGGAAGATATCAATGCTCTTCTAAACTTCTGGAATGCTCTTCATGCTGACAAGAAGTATCTGAAGACTAGTGTCATTGGAG ACTTCACCTCTTATCAGTATGGAGGGGgtgcttctctctccccatccatgGCCTCAGACCTGAGATCAACATCAGGAGAGTTTGTTGTTAATAATGCTGGGTGGATCAACACTGTCCCACTCTCGTCGAATACTTCTACACTCTCCAAGAGATCAAATCGCAGCAAAAGAATGGTTAATCCTGATGTCTACGTGAAGGACTATCTCAAGAAGAGGGCACTTATCCTCTCCTTGCTG GCAGTGGAGATTCAGGCCCTGAAGGTATGGCTGCAGCCTCCACAACCCACTGGCCAAGGAGGAGAGGTGACAACGCCACAGGAAGAAGCCCTGGTCAAGTGGTTGTCTGGTGGTTTCAACAGCCAGAAAGCCTGGAGTGGAAACACAAACCTTGCGTGGAGCATTTCACCAGCACTAGCCGTTTATTTGTCTACTAG AATCCATAATGTCCAAGGACTAGATACCGAGATCAGCAACCTTGTCCGTGAAAACCCCATAGCTGTTAGTCACCTTGGGGAAGCTCTCCAGTATTTGGCAACTTCAGAAAACATTCTTTCAGACATCCCAGAG CTAAATTACATGTTGACATGGGCTCCAGTGCCACCTGTCAAGGCACTGGCATATTTCTCAAGGCAGTATCCACCTCACCCCCTAACTGCCCAGTATGCTGTTAGAGTGTTGTCCAATTATCCTGCAGATACCATTCTATTCTACATCCCACAGCTGACACAGTCACTTAGATATGATACT ATGGGTTATGTAGGTGAGTTCATAAAGTATGCAGGCAAGAAATCTCAGCTGCTGTGCCATCAGCTGATCTGGAACATGCAAACTAACAAATTCAGGGATGAAGAAGGACATGAGAAAGATG tggATTTGTTTGAAGTGTTTGAGAATTTGGAGAAGTCCTTGATAAGCCAGTTTGCAGGGACGGCTAAGCAGTTTTATGAGAGGGAGTTTGACTTCTTCGGGAAAGTTACTAACATATCGGCAATCATCAAGCCATATCCAAAAG GTATTGAGAGAAAGAAGGCATGCTTAGAGGCACTCAAGGCAATCAAAGTGGAGCCGGGATGCTACCTGCCCTCAAATCCTGAATCGGTTATCTTGGACATTGATCGAAACAGTGGAACGCCAATGCAGAG TGCTGCCAAAGCTCCATATTTGGCAAGGTTCAAGGTGCGCCGTTGTGGTATCAAAGAGCTGGAGAAGCAAGGAATGGCCGTCAGCTCTGGGCAGGAGGTTGATGTAAACATTGGTCCTGAAGTTTGGCAGGCTGCTATCTTTAAG GTGGGAGATGATGTACGACAGGACATGCTGGCTCTTCAGGTAATCTCCATTTTCAAGAACATCTTCCAGACAGTGGGACTGGACTTGTTCCTCTTCCCATACCGTGTTGTGGCCACCTCTCCTGGG TGTGGTGTGATTGAGTGTGTTCCCAATGCTAAGTCTCGGGACCAGCTGGGCCGAAGTACAGACACTGGGATGTACGAGTATTTCATCAGTGTATATGGGGACGAAAATTCTCACGCTTTCCAACAAGCACGGTCCAACTTTGTAAAGTCCATGGCAGCGTATTCCCTGGTGGGCTTCTTGTTGCAGATCAAGGACAGGCACAATGGCAATATCATGTTGGATACTGCAGGACACATCATTCATATTG ATTTTGGCTTCATGTTTGAAAGTTCACCCGGTGGCAATCTTGGATTTGAACCGGACATCAAGTTGACCCAagagatggtgatgatcatgggcGGAAAAGTAGAAGCGGCACCTTTCCGTTGGTTCGTCGAGCTTTGCATCAAGGGATACTTGGCTGTCAG